A genome region from Erigeron canadensis isolate Cc75 chromosome 3, C_canadensis_v1, whole genome shotgun sequence includes the following:
- the LOC122593296 gene encoding 60S ribosomal protein L44 produces the protein MVNVPKTKKTYCKNKECRKHTLHKVTQYKKGKDSLAAQGKRRYDRKQSGYGGQTKPVFHKKAKTTKKIVLRLQCQGCKHVSQHPIKRCKHFEIGGDKKGKGTSLF, from the exons ATG GTTAATGTACCCAAGACAAAGAAGACCTACTGCAAAAACAAGGAGTGCAGGAAGCACACTTTGCACAAGGTGACTCAATATAAGAAGGGAAAAGATAGCTTGGCCGCCCAAGGGAAACGTCGTTATGACAGGAAACAGTCTGGTTATGGTGGTCAGACAAAGCCTGTGTTTCACAAGAAG GCAAAAACAACCAAGAAGATTGTGTTAAGGTTGCAATGCCAAGGTTGCAAGCATGTTTCCCAGCACCCCATTAAG AGGTGCAAGCATTTTGAAATTGGTGGAGACAAGAAGGGCAAGGGAACCTCTCTTTTCTAA